Within the Burkholderia ubonensis genome, the region AAGGGCCGTACATCAACCCCGGCAAGCTCGGCGCGCAGCCGGACGCGGCCGTGTCGGCCGTGCTCGACGAAGTGCTGAAGTACCTGTCGATCGCGCCGATCCGCGTCGTCACGCTCGCGCCGGAAATCGCGGGCCACATCGAGATCATCGGCGAGATGGCCGCGCGCGGCGTGCGCGTGCAGCTCGGCCACTCGCTCGCGACCTACGACGACGCGGTCGCCGCGCTCAAGCACGGCGCGTGCGGCTTCACGCACCTGTTCAACGCGATGTCGCCGCTGCATCACCGCAACCCGGGCCTCGTCGGCGCGGCGCTCGCGCACGCCGAATACGCGGAGATCATCCCCGACCTGCTGCACGTGCATCCGGGCGCGATCCGCGCGGCGCTGCGTGCGATCCCGCGCCTGTACGTCGTGACCGACAGCACGTCGGCCACCGGCATGCCCGACGGCGAATACCGGCTCGGCAGCCAGCACGTGACGAAGTGCCTCGGCGGCGTGCGGCTCGCCGACGGCACGCTCGCCGGCAGCACGCTGACGATGGACCAGGCGCTGCGCAATCTCGTGTCGCTCGGCCTGCCGATCGCCGACGTGTCGAACCGGATGTCGCGCTACGCGGCCGACTATCTCGGCATCGCCGATCGCGGCCGCCTCGTGCGCGGCGCGTGGGCCGACGTCGCCGTGTTCGATCGCGACCTGAACCTCACCGCGACCTACGTCGAAGGAGAATCGATTGTCGAATATGCTTAACGAGGCGCGCGAGTCCGCCCAGGTCGTCGCCGCGCAGCTCGCCGACACCGCGCGCGTCGAAGCGCTCGCCGGCCAGCTGATGGATCATCCGCCGGCCGTCGCGCTGACGGTCGCGCGCGGCAGCTCGGATCACGCCGCGAGCTATTTCGCGAGCCTGACGATGAGCCGCCTCGGCGTGCCGGTCGCGTCGCTGCCGATGTCGGTCGCGACGCTGCAGCAGGCGCCGCTGAAGGTGCAGGACCAGCTTGCGATCGCGTTCTCCCAGTCGGGCAAGAGCCCCGATCTCGTCAACACGATGGCCGCGCTGCGCGAAGCGGGCGCGCGCACCGTCGCGGCGGTCAACGTGCTGCCGTCGCCGCTCGCCGACGCCTGCGAGCACCAGCTGCCGCTCCTGGCCGGCCCGGAACGGTCGGTCGCGGCCACCAAGAGCTACATCGCGATGCTGTCGCTGTCCGCGCAGATCGTCGCGTTCTGGCAGCGCGACGCGGCGCTCGTCACCGCGCTGCGCGGCCTGCCCGACGTGCTCGCGCAGGCGGGCGCGCTCGACTGGTCGCCGGCCGTCGCCGCGCTGGCCGACGTCGAGCGGATGATCGTGATCGGCCGCGGCCTCGGCCTCGCGATCGCGCAGGAAGCCGCGCTGAAGCTGAAGGAAACCTCCGGCATCCAGGCCGAGGCGTTCTCGAGCGCCGAAGTGCGTCACGGCCCGATGGAGCTGATCGACCGCGACTATCCGCTGCTCGTGTTCGCGCCGCCGGGGCCGGAGCAGGCGGGCCTGCTGCAGCTCGCGGCCGACATGCGCGCGCGCGGCGCCGCGGTGCTGCTCGCCGCGCCGGCCGGCACGCCCGGCCTGTCGGGCACGGTGCTGCCGCTCGCGCAGTCCGCCCATGCGGCGCTCGACCCGATCGCCGCCATTCTGTCGTTCTACGTGATGGCGGCGGATCTCGCCGTCGCGCGCGGCCGCAATCCCGATACGCCGCGCCACCTGAACAAAGTCACCGAAACGCATTGATGAGCCGAGAACGCCGATGAGACGCGCCGAGGAGTCCCAGTTGAAGAGCCCCACCCACGATCAGATCGTTCTGCTTGCCCCGTTGACGGGGCCGATCGTTGCGCTGGCCGACGTGCCCGATCCGGTGTTCTCCGGCGGGATGTTCGGCGACGGCATCGGCATCGACCCGCTCGCCGGCAAGCTCGTCGCGCCGTGCGCCGGCATCGTGTCGCATCTCGCGCGCACCGGCCACGCGGTGACGATCACGACGCCGCAGGGCGCGGAAGTGCTGCTGCACATCGGCATCGACACCGTCGAGCTGAACGGGAAGGGCTTCACCGCGCGCGTCGAGGCCGGCGCGCGCGTCGACGCGGGCGACCTGCTGATCGAGTTCGACCAGGACGCGGTCGCGCGCAGCGCGCATTCGCTCGTGTCGGTGATCGCGATCGCGAATTCCGACGCGTTCGAGATCGTCGCACGCGCGCAAGGCTCCGCGACGGCCGGCGAGACGCCGCTCCTCACGCTGCGCGCCAACGGCGCAGCGGCCGGGCAGGCCACGCAGGCCGCTCATGCGACCGCGACCGCGACTTCGGCGCACGAAGTGCGCCGCCAGATCGTGCTCACGCAGCCGGGCGGCCTGCACGCACGGCCGGCCGCGCGGGCGCGCGAGGCGGCGCGCGGGCTCGATGCGCACGTCGACGTGCATTTCGAAGGCCGCAAGGCGCCGATCCAGAGCGTGGTCGGGCTGCTCGGCCTCGGCGCCGGCGAACAGGCGGCGATCGAGCTGGTCGGCCGCGGCGCGCAGGCGCAGCAGGCGGTCGACGCGGTCGCGCACGAGCTGCTGCGCGAGGCGCACGGCGAAGTCGAGGAGAAGCCGGCGCGCACGCTGTCGCCCGCGCCGCAGGCGGTCGTGCGCGACGTCGGCGCCCCGCGCGTTGGCGCGCCCCTCGATCCGCACACGCTCGCCGGCGTGTGCGCGGCGCCCGGCATCGCCGTCGGCACGCTGGTGCGCCTCGACGATGCGGACCTCACGCCGCCCGAGCAGGCGAGCGGCACGCCCGCATCGGAAAGCCGTCAGCTCGACCAGGCGCTGAAGGCCGTCGACGCCGAGCTCGACGTCACCGTGCGCAACGCATCGGCGCGCGGCGCGGTCGGCGAGGCGGGGATCTTCGCGGTGCATCGCGTGCTGCTCGAAGACCCGACGCTGATCGACGCGGCGCGCGACCTGATCAGCCTCGGCAAGAGCGCGGGCTTCGCGTGGCGCGCGACGATCCGCACGCAGATCGACACGCTGTCGAAGCTCGACGACGCACTGCTCGCCGAGCGCGCGGCCGACCTGCGCGACATCGAGAAGCGCGTGCTGCGCGCACTCGGCCACACGAACGGCGCGGCGCGCGCGCTGCCCGACGAGGCCGTGCTCGCGGCCGAGGAGTTCACGCCGTCCGAGCTGTCGTCGCTCGATCGCGAGCGCGTGACCGCGCTCGTGATGGCGCGCGGCGGCGCGACGTCGCACGCGGCGATCATCGCGCGCCAGCTCGGCATTCCGGCGCTCGTCGCGGTCGGCGACGCGCTGTACGCGATTCCGGACGGCACGCAGGTCGTCGTCGACGCGAGCGCGGGCCGTCTCGAACACGCGCCGACCGCGCTCGACGTCGAGCGTGCGCGGCACGAGCGCCAGCGCCTCGCCGGCGTGCGCGAAGCGAACCGCCGGACCGCGGGCGAAGCCGCCGCGACCGCCGACGGCCGCGCGATCGAGGTCGCCGCGAACATCGCGACGCTCGACGACGCGAACACGGCCGTCGACAACGGCGCGGACGCGGTCGGCCTGCTGCGCACCGAGCTGATGTTCATCCATCGCCAGGCGGCGCCGACCACCGTCGAGCACCAGCAGAGCTACCAGTCGATCGTCGACGCGCTGCAGGGCCGCACCGCGATCATCCGCACGCTCGACGTCGGCGCGGACAAGGAAGTCGACTACCTGACGCTGCCGCCCGAGCCGAACCCGGCGCTCGGCCTGCGCGGGATCCGCCTCGCGCAGGTGCGCCCCGATCTGCTCGACGACCAGCTGCAGGGCCTGCTCGCGGTGAAGCCGTTCGGCGCGGTGCGCATCCTGCTGCCGATGGTGACCGACGCGGGCGAGCTCGT harbors:
- the nagA gene encoding N-acetylglucosamine-6-phosphate deacetylase translates to MLTGNILTPDGWIHGSLDCENGRITTLDGAAADPAKNDAPYILPGFIDLHVHGGGGADVMEGGDAIETIARTHAQYGTTSLLATTMTAPRDELMKVVGNLGSVARTRTPGGARVLGVHLEGPYINPGKLGAQPDAAVSAVLDEVLKYLSIAPIRVVTLAPEIAGHIEIIGEMAARGVRVQLGHSLATYDDAVAALKHGACGFTHLFNAMSPLHHRNPGLVGAALAHAEYAEIIPDLLHVHPGAIRAALRAIPRLYVVTDSTSATGMPDGEYRLGSQHVTKCLGGVRLADGTLAGSTLTMDQALRNLVSLGLPIADVSNRMSRYAADYLGIADRGRLVRGAWADVAVFDRDLNLTATYVEGESIVEYA
- a CDS encoding SIS domain-containing protein encodes the protein MLNEARESAQVVAAQLADTARVEALAGQLMDHPPAVALTVARGSSDHAASYFASLTMSRLGVPVASLPMSVATLQQAPLKVQDQLAIAFSQSGKSPDLVNTMAALREAGARTVAAVNVLPSPLADACEHQLPLLAGPERSVAATKSYIAMLSLSAQIVAFWQRDAALVTALRGLPDVLAQAGALDWSPAVAALADVERMIVIGRGLGLAIAQEAALKLKETSGIQAEAFSSAEVRHGPMELIDRDYPLLVFAPPGPEQAGLLQLAADMRARGAAVLLAAPAGTPGLSGTVLPLAQSAHAALDPIAAILSFYVMAADLAVARGRNPDTPRHLNKVTETH
- the ptsP gene encoding phosphoenolpyruvate--protein phosphotransferase, giving the protein MRRAEESQLKSPTHDQIVLLAPLTGPIVALADVPDPVFSGGMFGDGIGIDPLAGKLVAPCAGIVSHLARTGHAVTITTPQGAEVLLHIGIDTVELNGKGFTARVEAGARVDAGDLLIEFDQDAVARSAHSLVSVIAIANSDAFEIVARAQGSATAGETPLLTLRANGAAAGQATQAAHATATATSAHEVRRQIVLTQPGGLHARPAARAREAARGLDAHVDVHFEGRKAPIQSVVGLLGLGAGEQAAIELVGRGAQAQQAVDAVAHELLREAHGEVEEKPARTLSPAPQAVVRDVGAPRVGAPLDPHTLAGVCAAPGIAVGTLVRLDDADLTPPEQASGTPASESRQLDQALKAVDAELDVTVRNASARGAVGEAGIFAVHRVLLEDPTLIDAARDLISLGKSAGFAWRATIRTQIDTLSKLDDALLAERAADLRDIEKRVLRALGHTNGAARALPDEAVLAAEEFTPSELSSLDRERVTALVMARGGATSHAAIIARQLGIPALVAVGDALYAIPDGTQVVVDASAGRLEHAPTALDVERARHERQRLAGVREANRRTAGEAAATADGRAIEVAANIATLDDANTAVDNGADAVGLLRTELMFIHRQAAPTTVEHQQSYQSIVDALQGRTAIIRTLDVGADKEVDYLTLPPEPNPALGLRGIRLAQVRPDLLDDQLQGLLAVKPFGAVRILLPMVTDAGELVRLKKRIGEFARAMGRAEPIEVGVMIEVPSAALLADQLAQHADFLSIGTNDLTQYTLAMDRCQADLAAQADGLHPAVLRLIDIAVRGAEKHGKWVGVCGALGGDPLAVPILVGLGVTELSVDPVSVPGIKARVRRLDYQLCRQRAQDLLALDSAQAVRAASREIWPLD